Proteins from a genomic interval of Rosa chinensis cultivar Old Blush chromosome 2, RchiOBHm-V2, whole genome shotgun sequence:
- the LOC112190853 gene encoding secretory carrier-associated membrane protein 1, whose amino-acid sequence MSRYDANPFAEEDVNPFADGKGLSPLPPERYDRGATIDIPLDNSRSLKDKEKELKAREAELKRREQEIKRKEENVKKGGGFSTDKNWPPFYPIIHHDIANEIPIHLQKIQYVALTTYLGLVVTLLWNIIAVTVFFFHGGGIINWIMSIIYFVTTCPLAYFLWYRPLYRAMRTDSSLSFAGFFLCYTFHIGFCIFCALAPPIISGGLSLTGILSAIAIITLNYVTVAIFYFIGFGMFVIETLMSIWVLKQVLTYFRSSGKAQDMKRDAVRAAI is encoded by the exons ATGAGTCGTTACGATGCTAACCCCTTCGCTGAGGAAGATGTTAATCCCTTTGCG GATGGTAAAGGTCTTTCACCCCTTCCCCCTGAACGCTATGATCGCGGTGCAACGATTGATATACCACTTGATAATTCTAGG AGTTTAAAAGACAAGGAGAAGGAACTCAAAGCTAGAGAGGCTGAATTGAAAAGGAGGGAACAG GAAATAAAGCGGAAAGAAGAGAACGTAAAAAAAG GTGGAGGTTTTAGTACCGACAAAAACTGGCCTCCATTTTACCCCATCATTCATCATGACATTGCAAATGAAATACCAATCCACCTACAGAAGATCCAGTATGTTGCGTTGACGACATATTTGG GTTTAGTTGTGACTCTGTTGTGGAATATTATTGCGGTTACTGTATTTTTTTTCCATGGAGGAG GTATAATCAATTGGATAATGTCTATTATCTACTTCGTAACAACTTGTCCTCTTGCATATTTTCTCTGGTATCGCCCTCTTTATCGTGCTATGAG GACCGATAGTTCCCTAAGTTTTGCTGGGTTTTTCCTCTGTTACACT TTCCATATTGGATTTTGCATCTTTTGTGCACTTGCTCCTCCAATTATCTCGGGAGGACTATCTCTTAC AGGTATTTTGTCTGCAATAGCAATAATTACTCTCAACTACGTTACGGTTGCG ATATTTTACTTCATTGGATTTGGGATGTTTGTCATCGAAACACTAATGAGCATCTGGGTTCTTAAG CAAGTATTAACCTACTTCAGAAGCAGTGGCAAAGCTCAAGACATGAAGCGTGATGCTGTAAGGGCAGCAATATGA